In Syngnathus typhle isolate RoL2023-S1 ecotype Sweden linkage group LG14, RoL_Styp_1.0, whole genome shotgun sequence, one genomic interval encodes:
- the LOC133166582 gene encoding C2 calcium-dependent domain-containing protein 4C: protein MWVLDKIRGSVETGVLRHGENDDNKGAATPYSNVLTPDKIPDFFIPPKLVSCPPEPETVKPKEALQPSTSEQTISGGRKISGSKSPRLVVKMVGDTKNLLKAANRHIIQIESADDVIAGDTNADPQSQTAMSLPYVPKTQTSYGFTTLKESPHTRRKESLFHCDITSPMTSPNSQRKTPGKGDGAGGGAGNHLNPADFNSSHMNPYRYFSGGESDTCSSAESSPFSSPLLSRSASLLKIFSHETQAKVAKAKRSFARHSSLSTDDCSSAEPSPCVQRRLHIPSFHYGGAPAPEHGSQREHTVNLHKSGSVRISAHYDAGTSRLRVRVLAAENLYDKHFDIKSINCCVSVYLKPGKMQKQRSNIIKNSRNPVFNEDFFFDGVGPLQVKNLSLKLKVVNKGTSLKRNTLLGEREVLLSKLLSGV from the coding sequence ATGTGGGTTTTGGATAAGATCCGCGGCTCGGTGGAAACCGGCGTGCTGCGGCACGGGGAGAACGATGACAATAAAGGCGCGGCGACGCCCTACTCTAACGTCCTCACGCCAGACAAGATCCCGGACTTCTTCATCCCGCCCAAGTTAGTCAGCTGTCCTCCCGAACCCGAGACAGTGAAGCCCAAGGAGGCCTTGCAGCCTTCCACGTCGGAGCAAACCATTAGCGGCGGGAGGAAGATCAGCGGCTCCAAAAGTCCCCGTCTGGTGGTCAAAATGGTGGGAGACACAAAGAACCTCCTAAAGGCGGCCAACCGCCACATCATTCAGATCGAGAGCGCCGACGACGTCATCGCCGGGGACACCAACGCTGACCCCCAGTCACAGACCGCCATGTCTCTCCCCTACGTGCCCAAGACCCAAACCTCTTACGGCTTCACCACCTTGAAGGAGAGCCCCCACACTCGTCGCAAGGAATCGCTCTTCCACTGTGACATCACCAGCCCCATGACTTCCCCCAACAGCCAGAGGAAGACCCCGGGCAAAGGCGACGGAGCCGGGGGCGGAGCCGGCAACCACCTGAACCCGGCCGACTTCAACTCCTCCCACATGAACCCGTACCGCTACTTCAGCGGCGGCGAGAGCGACACCTGCTCCTCGGCAGAGTCGTCACCCTTCAGCTCGCCGCTACTATCTCGTTCGGCCTCGCTGCTCAAGATCTTCTCGCACGAGACGCAGGCCAAGGTGGCGAAAGCCAAGCGCTCCTTCGCTCGCCACAGCTCCCTCTCCACCGACGACTGCAGCTCGGCCGAGCCCAGCCCCTGCGTCCAGCGCCGGCTGCACATCCCGTCCTTCCACTACGGAGGCGCGCCGGCTCCGGAGCACGGCTCGCAGCGCGAGCACACGGTCAACCTCCACAAGAGCGGCAGCGTTCGCATCAGCGCCCATTACGACGCCGGCACCTCCCGCCTGCGCGTCCGCGTACTGGCGGCGGAGAATCTCTACGACAAACACTTTGACATCAAGAGCATCAACTGCTGCGTGTCCGTTTACCTGAAACCCGGCAAGATGCAGAAGCAACGCAGCAACATCATCAAGAACAGTCGCAACCCTGTCTTCAACGAGGACTTCTTCTTCGACGGCGTGGGGCCGCTGCAGGTCAAGAACCTGTCGCTCAAGCTCAAGGTGGTCAACAAAGGCACCAGCCTCAAAAGGAACACTCTGCTGGGTGAGCGGGAGGTCCTGCTGAGCAAGCTGCTCTCGGGGGTCTAG
- the LOC133166586 gene encoding ubiquitin-conjugating enzyme E2 R2-like isoform X1 — MAQHGNPVASSQKALMLEMKSLQDEPVEGFKITLVNESDMYNWEVAIFGPPNTHYEGGYFKALLKFPVDYPYSPPSFRFLTKMWHPNIYENGEVCISILHPPVDDPHSGELPSERWNPTQNVRTILLSVISLLNEPNTFSPANVDASVMYRRWRESKGSRCKPPKAKRTSTASKFPSRWRSTASAPKCRPPTTAPTCCTTTTTSMTTTTANATTTGTFAWTTTTTRTASTTTFNPALANVAFFCFCLLVMRQWSSSRFSFFLTPPPPPIPRGPMGLSQLCN, encoded by the exons ATGGCTCAGCATGGAAATCCTGTAGCCAGTTCCCAGAAAGCACTCATGCTGGAGATGAAAAGTCTTCAGGACGAGCCGGTGGAGGGCTTCAAAATCACTCTGGTCAACGAGTCGGACATGTACAACTGGGAAGTGGCGATATTCGGTCCACCGAACACGCACTACGAAGGCGGTTATTTTAAG GCCCTGCTCAAGTTCCCGGTGGACTACCCGTACTCTCCACCTTCTTTCCGCTTCCTCACCAAAATGTGGCATCCTAACATTTATGAG AACGGAGAAGTCTGCATTTCCATCCTGCACCCGCCGGTGGACGACCCCCATAGTGGCGAGCTACCGTCAGAGCGGTGGAACCCCACGCAGAATGTCAG GACCATCTTGCTCAGCGTCATCTCCCTTCTCAATGAACCCAACACCTTCTCCCCGGCCAACGTCGATGCCTCCGTCATGTACCGCAGGTGGAGGGAGAGCAAGG GAAGCAGGTGCAAGCCACCAAAAGCGAAGCGGACCTCGACGGCGTCAAAGTTCCCGTCACGCTGGAGGAGTACTGCATCCGCACCAAAGTGCCGGCCACCGACGACGGCTCCAACCTGCTGTACGACAACGACGACTTCGATGACTACGACGACGGCCAATGCGACAACTACAGGGACATTTGCATGGACGACGACGACAACTCGGACAGCGAGTACTACTACATTTAACCCGGCGCTCGCCAACGttgctttcttttgtttttgtttgttggtgATGCGTCAATGGAGTTCAAGTCGTTTTAGCTTCtttttaacacccccccccccccccatcccaagAGGTCCGATGGGATTGAGCCAACTGTGCAATTGA
- the LOC133166586 gene encoding ubiquitin-conjugating enzyme E2 R2-like isoform X2 has translation MAQHGNPVASSQKALMLEMKSLQDEPVEGFKITLVNESDMYNWEVAIFGPPNTHYEGGYFKALLKFPVDYPYSPPSFRFLTKMWHPNIYENGEVCISILHPPVDDPHSGELPSERWNPTQNVRTILLSVISLLNEPNTFSPANVDASVMYRRWRESKGEDQEYIEIIRKQVQATKSEADLDGVKVPVTLEEYCIRTKVPATDDGSNLLYDNDDFDDYDDGQCDNYRDICMDDDDNSDSEYYYI, from the exons ATGGCTCAGCATGGAAATCCTGTAGCCAGTTCCCAGAAAGCACTCATGCTGGAGATGAAAAGTCTTCAGGACGAGCCGGTGGAGGGCTTCAAAATCACTCTGGTCAACGAGTCGGACATGTACAACTGGGAAGTGGCGATATTCGGTCCACCGAACACGCACTACGAAGGCGGTTATTTTAAG GCCCTGCTCAAGTTCCCGGTGGACTACCCGTACTCTCCACCTTCTTTCCGCTTCCTCACCAAAATGTGGCATCCTAACATTTATGAG AACGGAGAAGTCTGCATTTCCATCCTGCACCCGCCGGTGGACGACCCCCATAGTGGCGAGCTACCGTCAGAGCGGTGGAACCCCACGCAGAATGTCAG GACCATCTTGCTCAGCGTCATCTCCCTTCTCAATGAACCCAACACCTTCTCCCCGGCCAACGTCGATGCCTCCGTCATGTACCGCAGGTGGAGGGAGAGCAAGGGTGAGGACCAGGAGTACATTGAAATCATCAG GAAGCAGGTGCAAGCCACCAAAAGCGAAGCGGACCTCGACGGCGTCAAAGTTCCCGTCACGCTGGAGGAGTACTGCATCCGCACCAAAGTGCCGGCCACCGACGACGGCTCCAACCTGCTGTACGACAACGACGACTTCGATGACTACGACGACGGCCAATGCGACAACTACAGGGACATTTGCATGGACGACGACGACAACTCGGACAGCGAGTACTACTACATTTAA